One stretch of Natronobacterium gregoryi SP2 DNA includes these proteins:
- a CDS encoding Gfo/Idh/MocA family protein has protein sequence MADRLATEQRQSRPEFCIAVKGVWGRNWTVTARKMTEKRTEIRTGIVGLGNIGQYHAERLVDLGVPLVGGMDVAADARSRFARRYDVDVYEDHTELYETIDAVVVTTPNKYHEEYAVDALEQGLDVLLEKPLAHDIESARRIAKAAKEADSHCMVGFNNRFANTVQIVKNRLDRGELGTVTHIEANYVRRRGIPGRGSWFTRQGIAGGGALIDLGVHAVDLALYLLEYPDIDEVTGTTRSEFGSREKYAYLEMWADDAGPGEFDVDDSASAFVRCADGQTISLEVAWATNRPENHEFVLRGTESAARFDLLEGDLTFHSASKAGPDHLENTAIETRQNDTHVDEQRVFFDRIGTDSEDENSVEQALAVQKVVDAIYRSSDNRETVNP, from the coding sequence ATGGCCGATCGTTTGGCGACGGAACAAAGACAATCCCGCCCCGAATTTTGTATAGCGGTAAAGGGTGTATGGGGCCGAAACTGGACAGTCACGGCACGAAAAATGACAGAAAAAAGAACAGAAATTAGAACGGGAATCGTCGGCCTCGGCAACATCGGCCAGTACCACGCGGAGCGACTCGTCGACCTCGGCGTCCCGCTGGTGGGGGGAATGGACGTCGCCGCCGACGCACGCTCACGATTCGCCCGACGGTACGACGTCGACGTCTACGAGGACCACACCGAACTATACGAGACCATCGACGCCGTCGTCGTCACCACACCCAACAAGTACCACGAGGAGTACGCCGTCGACGCCTTAGAGCAGGGACTCGACGTCCTCCTCGAGAAGCCACTCGCTCACGACATAGAGAGCGCGCGCCGGATCGCAAAAGCCGCAAAAGAGGCCGACAGCCACTGTATGGTCGGATTCAATAACCGGTTCGCAAACACGGTCCAGATCGTCAAGAACCGCCTCGACCGAGGGGAGCTGGGGACCGTCACCCACATCGAAGCCAACTACGTCCGTCGACGCGGCATCCCTGGTCGCGGCTCGTGGTTTACCAGGCAGGGAATCGCCGGCGGCGGCGCGCTCATCGACCTGGGCGTTCACGCCGTCGACCTCGCGCTCTACCTGCTCGAGTATCCCGACATCGACGAGGTAACTGGCACCACTCGCAGCGAGTTCGGTTCCCGCGAAAAGTACGCTTACCTCGAGATGTGGGCCGACGACGCCGGCCCTGGCGAGTTCGACGTCGACGATTCAGCGAGCGCGTTCGTCCGCTGTGCAGACGGACAGACCATTTCGCTCGAGGTCGCCTGGGCGACGAACCGGCCGGAAAACCACGAGTTCGTGCTCAGGGGGACCGAATCGGCCGCACGATTCGACCTGCTCGAAGGGGACCTCACCTTCCACTCCGCGAGCAAAGCGGGACCCGACCACCTCGAGAACACGGCGATCGAGACGCGCCAGAACGACACGCACGTCGACGAACAGCGAGTCTTTTTCGATCGGATCGGTACCGACTCGGAAGACGAAAACAGCGTCGAACAGGCACTTGCCGTCCAGAAAGTCGTCGACGCCATCTACCGCTCGAGCGACAACCGAGAGACAGTCAATCCGTGA
- a CDS encoding rubrerythrin-like domain-containing protein — MASSTAAEILETNVPSFEEAASVDDAIDTIRTTPSESDTTVYYAYVVDEDGTLEGVVSLRELLNADPGTAISSLATEPVISVRADDPVARVAKIFTRHEFMALPVLDEDDELLGAVTAGDVIEALDEDASKAVLQETIRDVEYDPGAESTYECFECGTIVTAATNPGECPNCGGDVRHRQTAIE; from the coding sequence ATGGCTTCATCGACTGCTGCAGAGATACTCGAAACCAACGTCCCATCCTTCGAGGAGGCGGCTTCGGTAGACGATGCGATCGACACGATACGGACCACACCCTCGGAGTCGGACACCACCGTCTACTATGCGTACGTCGTCGACGAAGACGGCACGCTCGAGGGGGTCGTCTCGCTCAGGGAACTGTTGAACGCTGATCCGGGGACGGCGATTTCGTCGCTCGCGACCGAGCCCGTAATCTCGGTTCGAGCCGACGATCCGGTCGCTCGCGTCGCGAAGATCTTCACTCGACACGAGTTCATGGCACTCCCGGTCCTCGACGAGGACGACGAGTTACTCGGGGCCGTCACGGCCGGCGACGTCATCGAGGCGCTCGACGAGGACGCGTCGAAAGCAGTCTTGCAAGAGACGATCCGCGACGTCGAGTACGATCCCGGTGCGGAGAGTACCTACGAGTGTTTCGAGTGTGGCACGATCGTCACCGCCGCGACAAATCCTGGCGAGTGTCCAAACTGCGGTGGCGATGTCCGGCACAGACAGACCGCGATCGAGTGA
- a CDS encoding DUF7523 family protein: MSLAARTRRAVEQHPFLVTALQAGVVNYTAAARFLDLEGDTDAVSTALRRYAEELPAYETEPCDVQVRMESGVGPVGDGGEPLLSVGNTAFGFGGDGDRTAILATGEVEPLALAEILQVLALEGVDPTAAAVGEETVLVVVDRLDGANAVRAVEAALEDVPIAAE; encoded by the coding sequence ATGTCTCTGGCAGCACGAACGCGACGCGCCGTCGAGCAGCACCCGTTTCTCGTAACGGCACTGCAAGCGGGGGTCGTCAACTACACCGCCGCTGCCCGGTTTCTCGACCTCGAGGGAGATACTGACGCCGTCTCGACGGCACTGCGCCGGTACGCGGAGGAGTTACCGGCGTACGAAACCGAACCGTGTGACGTCCAGGTGCGAATGGAAAGCGGCGTCGGACCGGTCGGTGACGGGGGCGAGCCACTGCTCTCGGTCGGCAACACGGCGTTTGGGTTCGGCGGCGACGGCGACAGAACGGCGATCCTCGCGACCGGTGAAGTCGAGCCACTGGCACTCGCCGAGATCCTGCAAGTACTGGCTCTCGAGGGAGTCGATCCGACGGCTGCTGCGGTCGGCGAAGAGACCGTTCTCGTCGTCGTGGACCGCCTCGACGGAGCGAACGCGGTTCGTGCCGTCGAAGCAGCACTCGAAGATGTCCCGATCGCCGCCGAATAG
- the cysS gene encoding cysteine--tRNA ligase encodes MTLHVTNTLTGEKEPFEPQDPENVLLYYCGLTVSDPPHLGHARSWVHVDVMHRWLEYLGYDVRHVENFTDVNEKIVARVGEDDLGEDESEVATTYVERTLADMRSLNLLRAEVYPRVSEHVPEIVDLVETLIEKGYAYESNGSVYFDVTQFDDYGKLSNQELEEIESQGDPEERTEKCHPADFALWKAGSVDPDAIEDHRHEDAADPEHACETALTWDSPWGEGRPGWHVECSAMSMTHLDETLDIHVGGRDLVFPHHENEIAQSEAATDKQFANYWLHCELFQLDDEKMSSSLGNFVTVDEGVDQWGTNVLRTFLTAGSYNSKQLYSDETIAEAKERWEQLERAHEAAVAAIDSPDAATKVDDETLRAAVDEAREEFTTAMNDDFNTRKAQSALLSIATAINRHLEDRDRYDYRGLREAVETLEELGDVLGLSVTGDTTGSADLAGDVVDLVLDVREQEREAGNYERADELRDELEALGIEVQDTDGGPTYRLPSE; translated from the coding sequence ATGACCCTACACGTGACGAACACGTTGACGGGGGAGAAAGAGCCGTTCGAGCCACAGGACCCAGAGAACGTCTTGCTCTACTACTGTGGTCTGACGGTCTCCGACCCGCCCCACCTGGGCCACGCCCGCTCGTGGGTCCACGTCGACGTCATGCACCGGTGGCTCGAGTATCTCGGCTACGACGTCCGCCACGTCGAGAACTTCACCGACGTCAACGAGAAGATCGTCGCCCGCGTCGGCGAGGACGACTTGGGCGAAGACGAGAGCGAGGTGGCAACGACCTACGTCGAACGGACGCTCGCGGACATGCGCTCGCTGAACCTCCTGCGTGCCGAGGTCTACCCCCGCGTTTCCGAGCACGTCCCCGAGATCGTCGATCTCGTCGAGACGTTGATCGAGAAGGGGTATGCCTACGAGTCCAACGGCTCGGTCTACTTCGACGTGACCCAGTTCGACGACTACGGCAAACTGTCGAATCAGGAACTCGAAGAGATCGAGTCTCAGGGTGATCCCGAGGAACGCACCGAGAAGTGCCATCCTGCGGACTTCGCGCTCTGGAAGGCCGGCAGCGTCGACCCCGACGCGATCGAGGACCACCGCCACGAAGATGCAGCCGACCCCGAACACGCCTGCGAGACGGCGCTAACGTGGGACTCGCCGTGGGGTGAGGGCCGACCCGGCTGGCACGTCGAGTGCTCGGCGATGAGCATGACTCACCTCGATGAGACCCTGGATATTCACGTCGGTGGCCGTGACCTCGTCTTCCCCCACCACGAAAACGAGATCGCCCAGTCCGAAGCCGCGACCGACAAGCAGTTTGCAAACTACTGGCTCCACTGCGAACTGTTCCAGTTGGACGACGAGAAGATGTCCTCGAGTCTCGGTAACTTCGTCACCGTCGACGAGGGCGTCGACCAGTGGGGGACGAACGTCCTGCGAACGTTCCTCACGGCAGGCTCGTACAACAGCAAACAGCTCTACTCCGACGAGACGATTGCCGAAGCCAAAGAGCGATGGGAACAACTCGAGCGCGCCCACGAGGCCGCCGTCGCGGCCATCGACTCGCCGGATGCGGCGACGAAGGTCGACGACGAGACGCTCCGTGCAGCCGTCGACGAGGCCCGCGAGGAGTTCACGACGGCGATGAACGACGATTTCAACACCCGCAAGGCCCAGTCTGCCTTGCTGTCGATCGCGACTGCGATCAACCGCCACCTCGAGGACCGCGATCGGTACGACTACCGCGGGCTCCGGGAGGCCGTCGAAACGCTCGAGGAACTGGGCGACGTGCTCGGACTCTCCGTTACCGGTGACACGACCGGGTCGGCCGACCTCGCGGGCGACGTAGTCGACCTCGTCCTCGACGTTCGCGAGCAAGAACGCGAGGCGGGCAACTACGAGCGTGCCGACGAACTCCGCGACGAGCTCGAGGCGCTCGGTATCGAAGTCCAGGACACCGACGGAGGACCGACCTACCGACTGCCATCGGAGTGA
- a CDS encoding BolA family protein, translating into MDPNDVEERIESELEDAEATVTHARDEHDDDHLAATVVSPAFEGLSLVQQHQQVYDALDDHMTTDIHALELSTYTPAEDED; encoded by the coding sequence ATGGATCCCAACGACGTCGAGGAACGCATCGAATCGGAACTCGAAGACGCCGAGGCGACGGTCACGCACGCTCGCGACGAACACGACGACGACCACCTCGCGGCGACGGTCGTCTCTCCGGCGTTCGAGGGGCTTTCGCTGGTTCAGCAACACCAGCAGGTCTACGACGCCCTCGACGACCACATGACGACCGACATCCACGCACTGGAGTTGTCGACGTACACGCCGGCGGAGGACGAGGACTGA
- a CDS encoding DUF6517 family protein: MHRRLFVATVGAGGVGAVAGCLDALGDVTTHTASPAAVPDSVATEAGYEYRGTAETVETESIASQTVEVTNYVSEYARTVDLPLDRLADGIEAGVFGLVTTPRLSVAGEAFNPVADASRTELVDLVQNQYDDLVVADEPTNRRTLETLEQSITVDSFEGEASLLGDYDVDIFVDVTRLDHDGDHLVLVGIYPDFQGVDRGAERERIDVLLQGVEHGDDVDVAVDLESRDALL; this comes from the coding sequence ATGCACCGCCGACTGTTCGTCGCGACGGTCGGAGCAGGCGGAGTCGGCGCGGTCGCCGGTTGTCTCGACGCCCTCGGCGACGTGACCACGCATACGGCGTCGCCTGCAGCCGTTCCCGATTCGGTCGCGACCGAGGCAGGCTACGAGTATCGCGGGACTGCAGAGACCGTCGAAACCGAATCGATCGCGAGCCAGACCGTCGAAGTGACGAACTACGTCAGCGAGTACGCCCGGACGGTCGACCTCCCACTCGACCGCCTGGCCGACGGGATCGAAGCCGGCGTTTTTGGGCTCGTCACGACGCCACGTCTCAGCGTCGCCGGCGAAGCGTTCAACCCAGTCGCCGACGCGTCTCGTACCGAACTCGTCGACCTCGTCCAAAACCAGTACGACGACCTCGTGGTCGCCGACGAACCCACCAACCGACGAACACTCGAGACGCTCGAGCAGTCGATCACGGTCGACAGCTTCGAAGGCGAAGCGTCCCTGCTCGGAGACTACGATGTCGACATCTTCGTCGACGTGACCCGACTCGACCACGACGGCGATCACCTCGTGCTCGTCGGTATCTACCCCGACTTCCAGGGGGTAGATCGCGGAGCCGAACGAGAACGCATCGACGTGTTGCTCCAGGGAGTCGAACACGGCGACGACGTCGATGTCGCTGTCGACCTCGAGT
- a CDS encoding HalOD1 output domain-containing protein, producing MAWGERPSAAVVETIAQAEGVDPMTFEPSLYQAIDPDALDTLIESADGEVTVVFTFAGYTVGVDGTGTVTLAPIDETETDDESSGGDAMPSNQP from the coding sequence ATGGCTTGGGGGGAGCGGCCGAGTGCCGCCGTCGTCGAAACAATCGCACAGGCCGAGGGGGTCGATCCGATGACGTTCGAACCGTCGCTGTACCAGGCGATCGACCCCGACGCTCTCGATACATTGATCGAGTCGGCCGACGGCGAGGTTACGGTCGTATTCACGTTCGCTGGCTACACCGTCGGAGTCGACGGGACGGGGACTGTCACGCTCGCGCCAATAGACGAGACCGAAACGGACGACGAGTCATCGGGTGGTGACGCGATGCCGTCGAACCAACCGTAA
- a CDS encoding HalOD1 output domain-containing protein — translation MPSSKDRSTTDGSGVPSQAIIDAIATREGVDPTDIAPPEYDPLYSVVNPEALDELISTTTQSRAVVAFEYEGYDVVVRGNGRVDVSDPSDESGSLSDRLTD, via the coding sequence ATGCCTTCTTCCAAGGATAGGTCGACGACGGACGGCTCGGGTGTTCCGAGCCAGGCCATCATCGACGCGATAGCCACTCGTGAAGGCGTCGACCCGACCGACATCGCACCTCCGGAGTACGACCCTCTCTACTCTGTGGTCAATCCCGAAGCCCTCGACGAATTGATTTCGACGACTACGCAGTCCCGAGCGGTCGTCGCGTTCGAGTACGAGGGGTACGACGTCGTCGTCCGCGGCAACGGTCGCGTCGACGTCAGCGACCCCTCGGACGAATCGGGATCGCTCTCCGACCGACTCACGGATTGA